The DNA window CAAAGATATCCTTCTTTGAGTGCACCTATGTCGCTGCTGGCTCCAATGTAGCTTGTATGGTTGATCTCATGAGTTGGTGGTCCAGCTACTGACTTTAGgtcctcatcattccctccctcttcaaaaggtttTGTCCTCAAAACCAATTtacctgcaccaagatagagcaagttaGGTTTCATTCTAATTTGGGAGGCTAGGGTCTTACCTTGGTATATGCACGGTTTTGTGATGCATTGTCCATCTGGTGGTTCTTCTTTGATCAGTAGGGAAGCTATGCCCCCTTTCCATGGTCGGTCTATGATTTCCCTTGGAAGGATCGTGGTCTCCTTTTCGAAATCTCCTATTTCACAATTGGTTTCTCCATTGACCACTGCTTGGGTGTAAGGTTGTGAGTTTGGTTCTGGATGCTTCTCCATTGTACCTATATCTGAATCATCACTTATGGGCAAGAGCAAGTGTTTCATACTTGAAGTGgacgattcaaaaatataatattgagtaAGATTTAGAGCTTCACTTACCTGGTTATCTTGCATTGATTCAGCTTTGGTATTTACTACCTCTAAAGCATGATCAGCTGGTGTAGAGGTCTCTAGGGTAGATTGCTCATTATTCTCTTGTTGTTTAGCTTCTGTACGTGTCTCCTCATTACCTAGACCTTCATCAACATTCTGGACAGAGTGCAAGTGCATCATACCAGTGTTTTGATAAGTAAGATTATTCACTTTAAGTTCAGAAATCACCTTATCAAGTGTTGGACTTGATTGCGCAGCAAGGTTGGGCTCTTGTTCCTTGATTTCTATGTTAGTACCTGAAATACTTTCAACCTTTTGGGCGCTAGACAAGTGTGTTAAGACAGTCATGGAATTACTAGAAACAGAAGTAGATCTAGCTTTAATCAAGTTGATAAGATCATCAATATGTTTATCCATTCTAGAAAAGGAATCATCAATTCTAGTATCGGAATCACTTACCTccaagtttgtttcttttgctTCAGATACTACTGACTTCACAACTCGTTTTGTGGGACACTCCTTTGCTAGATGGCCCTTGCCTTGACACCTATAACAAATAACCTCAGATGGTTTTAAAGAGTTAGAGTGCTCACCTTGGTTTCGTTTGACTTGAGGTGGATGCACTGGCCTTGAACTTTGTCTTTGGGAAACAACTTCTCTCTGAACTGTGGGTTGCAAGACTTGGTGCTTTATTAATCTCCTTGTGGACACCTTCTGAATGTATTTTGCCTTCTTCACAAACTCACTATACATGAGCATCTTAACCTCTTTCCAAGTAAAAGCCGGATCATTGAAATAGATCCTATCAGCATCTAGCTGACTCCACCAATTGTATGCCTCTCCGGTTAAGGTATCCTTCGCATAAGTTAGCTTTAGCTTCTCTGGAATTCTCCAAGCTATAAACCATTGCTCCATGTCGTCCTCCCACCTTAGATATGCACTTGGTCCTTGCTTATGACCAGAAAAATGTATAGATGGTGCAGCCAAGCGATTCTGATAAAACTGATCTCCATTGTAGTTCCATGGCGTGCTGTGAGCATGTCTTGATAGACTCCCATGATAAGATCTTGATGGTGCAGCCACGGTGGTCTTTTCTCTTCTAGGACACGCTTGAGAATAATATTTCCCTTCAGAACTATCCTCATAGATGAGTTGGGATTTGGGACCATAGCAAGTTGAATACTGGTCCATTGATTCTGGTTCCACCTCTGGGTATTCTTGTTCATCGTTTGGGACATACTCTGGAACAGAGTCTGCGCACCAATGACCTTCAGTGTGGTCATCTCCATCGTCCCAACAATCCTGGTCAGCTTCTTCTCCCCAATCTACCTCAGACGTGTTGTATTCTTCAGCCTCTTCTTCTGAGTAATCCTCCATTGGCGTCTTCTCTATCTTTTCTCAGAGTTTGCCTTGCACAAACAGAAGAAAAAGGAATTAAGTCGTGGCTTAGCAAAAGAAAGGAGAGAAGAataagaaagaacaaaaaaaaatggaaacttagtatctccttgtttttattttatttatttatttattttttttggaaaattaaaacaaatgaaaaagaattcactttttttttttgttttttttttaatggaaacacgaaatatataaaactaagacaatgaaattaactttttattctggttttataatttttagaatttaaaagaagcaagaaacaaaattgacctttttttttttatagtaagTGAATAAACCGAAATGGAAACTAAGGAAACAACTAATGCAAACACGATTTCTTttggattttcaaatttatatgaatCAAAGAAAGTAAATGGTCATCTTTGTCGTGCCTCCCTGGTTTTAACACCAAGAACAAGCAAATGCAAAAATGGACAGAAATTGCAAAcaatttttatggttttttttatatgattttataaatgaaacaaatgcaaaagagatgaaacaaataaacaaatgcAAATGAATAGAGACAAGGATAGATATAACCTGATAGATAGGAGCTTttgaagctctgataccaaaaatgATACAAGCCTAAGCTAACAAAGGCTAGATCACAAGGCAACAAGAGTTGTCAAGCTTGAATGGGTCGATTGTCGCCACAAAGGGTTGCGGAAATATCCCTTTGATAAGACCAGAAGCCTGCGCCTATGTGAATCCACACAAAGACAGAGACCTACACTTGTATCCTAGAATGAATCCACAAACTAAGGAGACAAGCAAACGGACAAGAAATCTAAAGGAATCCACCTAAAGACtaattgaacaaaacaaagacaaactttgtaaactgaataatactttattaatttcGTGCAAGGGTGATTTACAAATGAGACTTAGCTCTGTTTAAATAGAAAAGAACACAAATGCCTAAAAGAATAACTTGGAAAGAAATAATAAGtgaaaaactagccgttggacttAGTTGGTGCAGAATCTGTCCATGTATGGAAGTTGTCTTCTCTCCTTGTATCTTGTGAGTTTGGGCAGAAATAAATGCATCCGTGGGATCTCCTTTGATGTCTGGATAGTCTCTAAGTCGTGCCTGAACAGAAGGGGAAAGAGCCGTTGGTCTTTAATAACTCCAAGTGTGAATGCATCCATGTAAGGTAAGTTGACAAATAAGGGattcatcttgatcatgtggCTGCTGGTGCATGGTAGAAACTCTCCCACTGCTCTTAGATGTAATGAATAATCTCCTGGTTTCCACACGTGAGTTTGAGTTGCACACTCCTTAAGCAAAGAattactttccttaattagaaccaATTCGGATGCAGTGTAGATAGTCTGACTTGTAACTGGCATATCTCCTAAACCATTACTCTTTTTGGTATGAAACCAATTCGCTGCGTGCTCTGGTTGAGTTGAGAAtctatagaaactggtttcacggTTAAATTCCTTATGGTTGCAAAGATATCCTTCTTTGAGTGCACCTATGTCGCTGCTGGCTCCAATGTAGCTTGTATGGTTGATCTCATGAGTTGGTGGTCCAGCTACTGACTTTAGGTCCTCAtcaagaagttatcccattttcaaatcaggtgattctagtttcccaaattgggagtagcacagcttcttcgtccttccaatcaaaccaggatgaatcactttgtgagaagctttatttggatacataaagtggtggagaattatcaggaagttgaataaacctcataggagttgggatgaagaagttatcccactttcaaatcaggtgattccagtttcccagtttgggaatagcacagcttcttcgtccttccaatcaaaccaggatgaatctctttgtgagaagcttgatttggatacataaagtggtggagaatcatcaggaagtttaataaacctcataggagttggtatgaagaatttatcccactttcaaatcaggtgatttcagtttcccagtttgggaatagcatagcttcttcgtccttccaatcaaaccaggatgaatcactttgtgagaatcttgatttggatacataaagtggtggagaatcatcaggaagttgaataaatctcataggagttgggatgaagaagttatcccactttcaaatcaggtgattcaagtttcccagtttgggaatagcacagcttcttcgtccttccaatcaaaccaggatgaatcactttgtgagaagcttgatttggatacaaaaagtggtggagaatcaacaggaagttgaataaatctcataggagttgggatgaagaagttatcccactttcaaatcaggggattccagtttcccagtttgggaatagcacagcttcttcgtcgttccaatcaaaccaggatgaatctctttgtgagaagcttgatttggatacataaagtggtggagaatcatcaggaagttgaataaatctcataggagttgggatgaagaagttatcccactttcaaatcaggggattccagtttcccagtttgggaatagcacagcttcttcgttgttccaatcaaaccaggatgaatctttttgttggatacataaagtggtggagaatcaccaggaagttgaataaatctcataggagttggaatgcagaagttatcccattttcaaatcaggtgattctagtttcccaaattgggagtagcacagcttcttcgtccttccaatcaaaccaggatgaatcactttgtgagaagctttatttggatacataaagtggtggagaatcatcaggaagttgaataaacctcataggagttgggatgaaaaagttatcccactttcaaatcaggtgattccagtttcccagtttgggaatagcacagcttcttcgtccttccaatcaaaccaggatgaatctctttgtgagaagctttatttggatacataaagtggtggagaatcatcaggaagttgaataaatctcataggagttgggatgaagaagttatcccactttcaaatcaggtgattccagtttcccagtttgggaatagcacagcttcttcgtccttccaatcaaaccaggatgaatctctttgtgagaagcttgatttggatacataaagtggtggagaatcaccaggaagttgaataaatctcataggagttggaatgcagaagttatcccattttcaaatcaggtgattctagtttcccaaattgggagtagcacagcttcttcgtccttccaatcaaaccaggatgaatcactttgtgagaagctttatttggatacataaagtggtggagaatcatcaggaagttgaataaacctcataggagttgggatgaagaagttatcccactttcaaatcaggtgattccagtttcccagtttgggaacaacacagcttcttcgtccttccaatcaaaccaggatgaatctctttgtgagaagctttatttggatacataaagtggtggagaatcatcaggaagttgaataaatctcataggagttgggatgaagaagttatcccactttcaaatcaggtgattccagtttcccagtttgggaatagcacagcttctccgtccttccaatcaaaccaggatgaatctctttgtgagaagcttgatttggatacataaagtggtggagaatcaccagaagttgaataaatctcataggagttgggatgaagaagttatcccactttcaaatcaggtgattctagtttcccagtttgggaatagcacagcttcttcgtccttccaatcaaaccaggatgaatctctttgtgagaagctttatttggatacataaagtggt is part of the Brassica rapa cultivar Chiifu-401-42 unplaced genomic scaffold, CAAS_Brap_v3.01 Scaffold0682, whole genome shotgun sequence genome and encodes:
- the LOC117130813 gene encoding uncharacterized protein LOC117130813; the protein is MEDYSEEEAEEYNTSEVDWGEEADQDCWDDGDDHTEGHWCADSVPEYVPNDEQEYPEVEPESMDQYSTCYGPKSQLIYEDSSEGKYYSQACPRREKTTVAAPSRSYHGSLSRHAHSTPWNYNGDQFYQNRLAAPSIHFSGHKQGPSAYLRWEDDMEQWFIAWRIPEKLKLTYAKDTLTGEAYNWWSQLDADRIYFNDPAFTWKEVKMLMYSEFVKKAKYIQKVSTRRLIKHQVLQPTVQREVVSQRQSSRPVHPPQVKRNQGEHSNSLKPSEVICYRCQGKGHLAKECPTKRVVKSVVSEAKETNLEVSDSDTRIDDSFSRMDKHIDDLINLIKARSTSVSSNSMTVLTHLSSAQKVESISGTNIEIKEQEPNLAAQSSPTLDKVISELKVNNLTYQNTGMMHLHSVQNVDEGLGNEETRTEAKQQENNEQSTLETSTPADHALEVVNTKAESMQDNQVSEALNLTQYYIFESSTSSMKHLLLPISDDSDIGTMEKHPEPNSQPYTQAVVNGETNCEIGDFEKETTILPREIIDRPWKGGIASLLIKEEPPDGQCITKPCIYQGKLVLRTKPFEEGGNDEDLKSVAGPPTHEINHTSYIGASSDIGALKEGYLCNHKEFNRETSFYRFSTQPEHAANWFHTKKSNGLGDMPVTSQTIYTASELVLIKESNSLLKECATQTHVWKPGDYSLHLRAVGEFLPCTSSHMIKMNPLFVNLPYMDAFTLGVIKDQRLFPLLFRHDLETIQTSKEIPRMHLFLPKLTRYKERRQLPYMDRFCTN